A window of Tetrapisispora phaffii CBS 4417 chromosome 9, complete genome contains these coding sequences:
- the TPHA0I00520 gene encoding uncharacterized protein (Ty like retrotransposon), with the protein MDYTRATEVANDTNLDVGTNQHKLVSPLGGLTRMDNDHSSSQVVKETLQSNIEIPNENTDVFIRTFKNRLSTLEGLYEKTMMKHDEFLNSIEAGDYLSKITKLEEEEKGLELNIEKLRTKIIDREGLLNNRTTAHTRTSINNTVTNGSNKEEGNQQTNLMNNGSLMFKTLNGKEVVINKNYLPLNIEFKLINIEDLPLWIKEFVKFLNYYNLDNLNELPESTIIDPVEDQFIKGQLKENIKCEDIYDFIFMENSSIEILNEVKRIFLRKLNFAKRQKLWKQVSITEKSNNLALQLNLLNKLVGIEEFIDTNKMEIFNLTINRINNQVLQRINAVPIDLSKITPTQYLGIIKKQRRGCF; encoded by the coding sequence atggactatactagagcaactgaagtggctaatgacactaacttagatgttggaactaaccaacataagcttgtttctccgCTTGGAGGTCTTACCCGGATGGATAACGACCATTCGAGTTCTCAGGTTGTAAAGGAAACCCttcaatcaaatattgagaTTCCTAATGAGAACACAGATGTTTTCATTagaacatttaaaaatcgTTTAAGCACCCTAGAGGGCTTATACGAAAAGACTATGATGAAGCATGACGAATTTCTTAACTCAATCGAAGCTGGTGACTATTTAAGCAAAATCACTAAGCTGgaagaggaagaaaaaGGTCTTGAGCTGAAcatagaaaaattaaggACGAAAATCATTGATAGAGAAGGACTGTTAAATAACAGAACCACTGCTCATACAAGAACGTCCATTAATAATACTGTAACAAACGGCAGTAACAAGGAAGAAGGTAATCAACAAACTAACTTGATGAACAATGGATCATTAATGTTCAAGACATTAAATGGTAAAGAAGTTGTTATCAATAAGAATTACCTTCCActtaatattgaatttaaactAATCAATATTGAGGACCTTCCGTTGTGGATCAAGGAATTCGTTAAATTcctaaattattacaatttagataatttaaatgaattgcCAGAATCTACAATAATTGACCCTGTAGAAGATCAATTCATAAAGGGTCAACTCAAGGAAAATATCAAGTGTGAAGATATATATGACTTTATCTTCATGGAGAATAGTTCCATTGAAATCTTAAACGAAGTTAAGAGAATTTTCTTAAGAAAACTTAACTTTGCCAAACGCCAAAAATTATGGAAACAAGTGTCAATCACTGAGAAATCCAATAATTTGGCTTTACaactaaatttattgaataaattagttggaattgaagaattcatTGACACCAATAAGATGGAAATCTTCAATTTGACAATCAATAGGATTAACAATCAAGTATTGCAACGAATTAATGCAGTACCTATTGATCTATCAAAAATAACTCCTACTCAATATCTaggaattattaaaaaacaacGCAGAGGATgcttttga